CCAGTTCCAGCACGACCTCGTCGTTGATCTGCGGGTAGCCGGTGAGGTCGCGCTCGGCGGCGACGTTCGTGCCGCCGGCGGCCTCGATCATCGCGGAGATGAACGTCCCCGACCCGGCGACGTAGCCGCCGCCGAGCGGGTACAGCGCGCGGACGTCCTCGGCGTCGGCGGTCGCCTCGCCCGCCGTCTCGACGTTCGCGGTCATCCACGCGTTCGCCTCGGCGGCGCCCTCGCAGTTGCCGGTCAGGCGACCGGTGCGCGTCGTCTTGGCCGCCACGTCGTCGACGGTCGTCGACTCGCGGAAGTGGTACACCGTCAGTCCCGCGTCACGGAGCGACTGGATCGTCTCCGCCGAACTCGCGTTCGGCGCGAGCACGAGGTCGGGGTTCGTGCCGACGACCTTCTCGACGCTGACGCCGAAGCCAGACGCAGAGACGTTCGTCCGCGAGTCGGCGCCGTCGAGGTACAGCGCGAACTGACTCAGGCCGACGACCTGCGCTTTCCCGCCGATCTCCCACATCGTCTGGGCCGCGCTGGGGTTCAGCGTCGTCACGCGGTCGGGTCGCTCGTCGAGCGTGACTTCGGTTCCGGTGGCGTCCGTGAAGGTCACCGGGAACTCGCAGGCCGCCGTCTGCGCGCTCGCGGCGCCCGTGGCGCTCGCTGGGTCCGTCGCCGGACCGGTCGGCCCCAGCGCGCTCGGCGTGCCTCCGTCGGTCGATACCGTTGATGCCGTCGCTGGCGCCGTCGTCGCCGCCGCGGCCCCGACCGCGGGGACCGCCGCAGCGACGAGCAGCAGCGCCGCGACCACGAGTGTCCGTGTCCGTCGTCGTCTCACGTCACCAGGCAACCGGACAAGACAATAAATATTTACCTAATGCAAACAGCCTTGAGTTCGTGACACGCATCTGGCGTCGAACCGCCGGCTACTCGGTCGCCCTCCTCGCGCTGTTGTGCGGGGTCGTCACCGTGAGCGCCGGCGTCGGGCCGGTCGCGGTGCCCGCGCGGTCGGTGGTGGCCGTCGTCGCCAACGCCGTCGTCGTCCCCGCGGGCATCGACTGGGCCGCCGGCACGGCCACAGGGAGCCCGGCGACCGCGGGGTTCCCGCTACAGGTGCAGTTCGTCCACCCGTTCGCGTTCCCGGTGTCGCAGACCCACGAGGCCATCGTCATGCGCGTGCGCCTGCCGCGGATCCTGCTGGCGGCGTTCGTGGGCGTGGGCCTCGCGGCCGCCGGCACCGTGATGCAGGGGTTCTTCCGCAACCCGATGGCCGACCCGGGCGTCATCGGCGTCTCCTCGGGCGCGGCCGTCGGCGCCGTCTCGTGGATCGTCGCGCCCTCCGCGCTGCTGGCGTTGCTCGGACCGCTCCGCCCGCTCCTCGCCGGCGGCGCCGGCCTCCAGATCGCCGCCTTCTGCGGCGCGCTCGTCGCCGGCTTCGGCGTCTACCTGATCGCCAGCCGCGACGGTCGGACCCCGACGGCGACGCTGTTGCTGGCGGGCGTGGCCGTTCAGACGTTCCTCGGCGCCGTCGTCTCGTACCTGTTGCTCCACTCGGGGAGTCGATCCGCCGGGTGACGTACTGGCTGATGGGCCACCTCAGCGGCGCAAGTTGGAGCGAGGTGAGCGTCGTCGCCGTCCTCGTGCCCGCGCTGACGCTCGTCCTGCTGGCGTACGCCCGCGACCTGAACGTGCTCCTGTTGGGGGAGACGGACGCGCGCGCCCTCGGCGTCGAGGCCGAACGCAGCAAGCGCGCGCTGCTCGCGGTGTCGTCGGTGCTCACCGGCGTCGCCGTCGCCGTCTCGGGAGTCATCGGCTTCGTCGGCCTCATCGTCCCCCACGCGGTCCGCCTGCTCGTGGGGCCCGACCACCGGATCCTCCTGCCGACGAGCGCGCTCGCGGGCGGGCTTCCTCGTCGTCGCCGACACGGTCGCCCGCGCCGGCGTCGCCGAACTCCCAGTCGGCATCGTCACCGCCGCCGCCGGCGCGCCGTTCTTCCTGTACCTGCTGCGCACCCGGGAGGTGTACGACCTGTGAGCGACGACCGGTCGAGCGACCCCGAGGACTGCCCGATGATCGCCGTGCGCGACCTGGTCGTCTCCCGCGGCGGCGAGCGCGTCCTCGACGGCGTCTCGCTGTCGGTGGACCGGGGCGAACTCGTCGGCCTCGTCGGCCCGAACGGCGCCGGCAAGACGACGCTCGTCGCGGCGGTCAACGGGACCCTCACGCCCGAGGCGGGGACGGTCGAACTCGACGGGACCGACCGATCGACCCTCAGCCAACGCGAGGTCGCCCGCCTCGTGGCGACGGTGCCACAGGAGTCGAACACCGCCTTCGAGTTCTCCGTCGAGGCGGTGGTGGAGATGGGGCGGACGGCGTACGTCTCGCGGTTCGGGACGACCACCGAGGCCGACCGCGCCGCCGTCGAGCGGGCGATGGACCGGGCGGGCGTGACGGCGTTCGCCGACCGACCGGTGACGACGCTGTCGGGCGGCGAGCGCCAGCGCGTGCTGTTCGCGCGGGCGCTGGCCGGCGAGACGCCCGGCCTCCTGCTCGACGAACCGACCGCCAGCCTCGACATCAACCACCAACTGCGCACGCTCGAACTCGTCCGCGAAGTCGTCGACGACGGGAAGGCTGCGCTGGCGGCCATCCACGACCTCAACCTCGCGGCCCGCGTCTGCGACCGACTCGTCCTCCTGGCGGGCGGCCGGATCCGGGCGACGGGAACGCCCCGCGAAGTGCTCGGCGACGACGCACTCGCGGACGCCTTCGGCGTGCGCACGGCCGTCAACGACGACCCCGCGGTCGGGTCGCCGATGGTGACGGCGCTGCGCGACGACGAGTCCTGAGCGCCGTCGCCCGCTGGACAAGCGTGCTTGTTCTAACGCATCCACAATTGTTATGCTGGGCCGTCGGAGTTGTACGGCCATGCAACGGGACCAGCCGAACGAGCGGACGGGCGCCGGGAGCGAGGGTGGCGATCCGAGTGCGGCGGGGCGGCCGTGAGGCTCGTCGTCGTCGCCGGGACCACAGAGACGGCCCGGATCGACGGGATCAGCGCCGCGGGTGCGGACCCGGCGCTGATGCGACACACGCCAGGCGCCGACCTCGACGTGGTCGTCCACGGGGCCGACGCTCGCACCGGTGGTCCCCGTCAGCCCGACCGGCTGTCCGACTCCGGCGGTCGCCACCCGTGCTGCCTGCGAACTGCTCGGCTTCGACGCGCTCGCGGTCGACGCCGGCGTCGCCGGGCGCACCGGGGCGCCGACGGTCGACGTGGGATTCGGCCCCGGCGCGGACGTGCGCGAGGCCGAGGCGGTGTCGCGGGCCGCCGAGACGTACGCGAACGCCCGGGAACTGGGAGCCGCGCTCCCCGACGACCGGATCGTGGTCGGCGAGACCGTCCCCGGTGGGACGACGACCGCGCTGGGCGTGTTGACCGCTCTGGGCGAGGAGCCCACGGTGTCGTCGTCGCTGCCGGAGAACCCGCTCGACCTGAAGCGCCGGGTCGTCGCCGAGGGGTTAGACGCGAGCGGCCTCGCCCCCGGCGACGCCGCGGGCGACCCCCTGACGGCGGTGCGAGCGGTCGGCGACCCGGTGCTCGCGGCGGTCGCCGGACTGACCGTCGGTGCCGTCGAGTCGG
The DNA window shown above is from Halobaculum marinum and carries:
- a CDS encoding PGF-CTERM-anchored ABC transporter substrate-binding protein, which produces MRRRRTRTLVVAALLLVAAAVPAVGAAAATTAPATASTVSTDGGTPSALGPTGPATDPASATGAASAQTAACEFPVTFTDATGTEVTLDERPDRVTTLNPSAAQTMWEIGGKAQVVGLSQFALYLDGADSRTNVSASGFGVSVEKVVGTNPDLVLAPNASSAETIQSLRDAGLTVYHFRESTTVDDVAAKTTRTGRLTGNCEGAAEANAWMTANVETAGEATADAEDVRALYPLGGGYVAGSGTFISAMIEAAGGTNVAAERDLTGYPQINDEVVLELAPDYLVVTDFSSYLVGQEPYASTPAVQNNNTVRVNRNWLNQPAPRSVVMSVRTLTRGFHPDATATVEFETRAEAVAAMGTGTPTATESQPITDTTSPSVVDETPATETSGPGFGVVLAVLAVLASALLARREQ